The Euphorbia lathyris chromosome 3, ddEupLath1.1, whole genome shotgun sequence genome contains a region encoding:
- the LOC136224827 gene encoding shikimate O-hydroxycinnamoyltransferase, which yields MIINVKESTLVQPAEETPRVGLWNSNVDLVVPRFHTPSVYFYRPTGAPNFFDPDVIKTALSKALVPFYPMAGRLRRDEDGRIEINCNAQGVLLVLADTTSVVDDFGDFAPTLELKKLIPTVDYSGGISTFPLLVLQITHFKCGGVSLGVGMQHHVADGFSGLHFVNTWSDMARGLDLTVPPFIDRTLLRARDPPQPAFHHVEYQPPPSLKACAETTKPDSTTVSIFKLSREQLNVLKSKAKEDGNTTSYSSYEMLAGHVWRSTCRARGLGDDQETKLYIATDGRSRLQPPLPPGYFGNVIFTATPIAVGGDLISKPTWYAAGRIHDALVRMDHDYLRSALDYLELQPDLSALVRGAHTFKCPNLGITSWVRLPIHDADFGWGRPIFMGPGGIAYEGLSFILPSSTNDGSLSVAIALQSEHMKLFEKFIHDI from the exons ATGATCATCAACGTAAAAGAGTCGACGCTGGTCCAGCCCGCAGAGGAGACGCCGAGAGTTGGGCTGTGGAACTCCAATGTTGATCTAGTGGTCCCGAGGTTCCACACCCCGAGCGTCTACTTCTACAGGCCAACTGGTGCTCCTAATTTCTTCGATCCAGATGTCATCAAGACGGCCCTTAGTAAGGCACTTGTGCCTTTTTATCCCATGGCCGGACGCCTGCGAAGGGATGAGGATGGTCGAATTGAGATTAACTGCAATGCTCAAGGTGTATTACTTGTTCTCGCTGACACCACCTCCGTCGTTGACGACTTCGGCGATTTCGCTCCCACTTTGGAGCTCAAGAAGCTTATTCCTACCGTTGATTACTCCGGCGGGATTTCCACTTTTCCTCTCTTAGTTTTGCAG ATAACACACTTCAAGTGCGGTGGAGTTTCGCTTGGTGTTGGTATGCAACACCATGTAGCTGATGGGTTTTCTGGTCTTCACTTTGTGAATACATGGTCAGATATGGCTCGTGGTCTGGACCTTACAGTTCCACCATTCATAGACCGCACCCTCCTCCGTGCCAGAGATCCACCTCAGCCTGCATTCCACCACGTTGAGTATCAACCTCCTCCATCCCTAAAGGCTTGTGCCGAAACCACCAAACCAGATAGCACGACGGTCTCAATTTTCAAGTTATCAAGAGAGCAGCTTAACGTCCTGAAATCTAAGGCAAAAGAAGATGGAAACACTACAAGTTACAGCTCGTATGAGATGTTGGCAGGTCATGTATGGCGATCTACTTGCAGGGCACGTGGACTTGGTGATGATCAAGAAACCAAACTATACATTGCAACTGATGGAAGGTCAAGGTTGCAGCCTCCACTTCCACCGGGTTACTTTGGCAATGTGATATTTACAGCAACACCAATTGCAGTAGGAGGTGATCTGATATCAAAGCCAACATGGTATGCTGCAGGAAGGATTCATGACGCATTGGTTCGCATGGACCATGATTACCTTAGGTCAGCCCTTGATTACCTTGAACTTCAGCCTGATTTGTCTGCGCTTGTTCGAGGGGCACATACTTTTAAGTGCCCAAATCTGGGGATTACTAGCTGGGTTAGGCTGCCAATCCATGATGCAGATTTTGGATGGGGCAGACCCATATTTATGGGGCCTGGTGGTATTGCATACGAGGGTTTATCGTTCATCTTGCCGAGCTCGACAAATGATGGAAGCTTATCAGTAGCAATTGCATTGCAATCAGAACACATGAAACTGTTTGAGAAGTTCATCCATGACATTTAA
- the LOC136224828 gene encoding uncharacterized protein, which translates to MQQVRRASIEEVVLNQPEIRGAEAATDYYGDEQPTQGRQRRGGRFASTGTSKRPKASEDHSWIVSRQVDGGSIDGSVIPSFLRHVASRMLGGELRSFLTCYNRSLACQNLGVWLSGATPEILRIPIEGLMVSESCSTERLHAMSKMMFGVDQEELLSPL; encoded by the exons atGCAGCAAGTGCGGAGGGCTTCGATTGAGGAGGTTGTATTGAATCAGCCCGAGATTCGAGGAGCGGAGGCGGCGACGGATTATTAtggcgatgagcagccgacccagGGTAGACAGCGCAGAGGTGGTCGCTTTGCGAGTACAG ggaccagcaaacgtcccaaagctagtgaggaccaCAGCTGGATTGTTTCTAGGCAGGTGGATGGTGGCTCcattgatggttccgtgattcctagttttctaagacatgttgcctcacggatgctgGGAGGGGAGCTTCgatcgtttctgacatgctacaacagatcattAGCATGTCAGAATTTGGGGGTGTGGTTAAGTGGTGCAACACCTgag ATTTTGCGTATCCCGATCGAAGGTCTGATGGTCTCTGAGTCATGCAGTACTGAGCGGCTGCATGCCATGTCCAAGATGATGTTCGGGGTGGATCAGGAAGAGTTGTTGTCGCCGCTCTGA